Proteins from a genomic interval of Methanofollis formosanus:
- a CDS encoding 2-amino-3,7-dideoxy-D-threo-hept-6-ulosonate synthase has protein sequence MIGKAIRLERIMDRNTGRTVIVPMDHGFTLGQIEGLRRMPETVAAVSDGGANAIVMHKGMVRAGHRGHGRDIGLVVHLSASTSLNPDPDDKVLVCTVEEAVSLGADAVSVHINLGAPHESKMIEAAGEVSRECARWGLPLLAMVYPRGVGIDPRDPAAVGHCVRVAEELGADLVKTTYTGDPETFAAITAASSIPVLVAGGEKAGDLATLQAIHDAIDAGAAGVCIGRNAFQRDDPKAFVRAICQVVHQRLDPAAALEGR, from the coding sequence ATGATTGGAAAGGCGATTAGACTGGAACGGATCATGGACCGCAACACCGGAAGGACCGTCATCGTCCCGATGGACCACGGGTTCACCCTCGGGCAGATCGAGGGGTTGCGCCGGATGCCCGAGACCGTCGCCGCGGTCAGCGACGGCGGGGCGAACGCGATCGTCATGCACAAAGGGATGGTCCGGGCCGGCCACCGCGGTCATGGGCGGGATATCGGGCTCGTCGTCCATCTCTCGGCCTCCACCTCGCTCAACCCCGACCCCGACGACAAGGTGCTCGTCTGCACCGTCGAGGAAGCGGTCTCTCTGGGGGCGGACGCCGTCTCGGTCCACATCAACCTGGGCGCCCCGCACGAGTCGAAGATGATCGAGGCCGCGGGCGAGGTTTCCCGCGAGTGTGCCCGCTGGGGACTGCCGCTCCTCGCGATGGTCTACCCGCGTGGGGTCGGTATCGACCCGCGGGACCCCGCCGCCGTCGGTCACTGTGTCAGGGTGGCTGAAGAACTCGGGGCCGACCTGGTCAAGACCACCTACACCGGCGACCCGGAGACCTTTGCGGCGATCACCGCGGCGAGTTCGATCCCGGTCCTGGTCGCCGGCGGCGAGAAGGCCGGCGACCTCGCCACGCTCCAGGCGATCCACGACGCCATCGACGCCGGGGCGGCCGGGGTCTGTATCGGGCGCAACGCCTTCCAGCGCGACGACCCGAAGGCCTTTGTCCGCGCCATCTGCCAGGTCGTCCACCAGCGCCTCGACCCCGCCGCCGCCCTGGAGGGGCGATGA
- a CDS encoding prephenate dehydrogenase/arogenate dehydrogenase family protein, whose protein sequence is MRLGIIGGTGGMGTFFARVFEEAGWEVLVSGPATALTNIDLARTSDVVMVSVPIRKTVAVIEEVGPVLRDDRVLCDLTSLKAAPVAAMLRTEAAVLGLHPMFGPTTPTLAGQTVVACPARIDADQANLLLDVIRAGGARVIEMDPAAHDRMMAVVQGLTHYTTLTLAGTMRRLGVDLDALLAVTSPVYRTEMALVGRLLGQDPALYAAILQENPAVPAVLDAFREAATEAERAVRDGEKEFVDLFARDAAFFSAYIEEATEESEALVQCLATR, encoded by the coding sequence ATGCGTCTCGGGATCATCGGCGGGACCGGCGGGATGGGCACCTTCTTCGCCCGGGTCTTTGAGGAGGCCGGGTGGGAGGTGCTCGTCTCAGGGCCGGCGACCGCGCTCACCAACATCGACCTCGCCCGGACTTCAGACGTGGTGATGGTCTCGGTCCCGATCCGAAAGACCGTGGCGGTCATCGAGGAGGTCGGCCCCGTCCTCAGGGACGACCGGGTCCTCTGCGACCTCACCTCGCTCAAGGCGGCGCCGGTGGCGGCGATGCTCAGGACCGAGGCCGCCGTCCTCGGGCTCCACCCGATGTTCGGCCCCACCACCCCCACCCTTGCCGGCCAGACGGTCGTCGCCTGCCCGGCCAGGATCGACGCCGATCAGGCCAACCTCCTCCTCGACGTCATCAGGGCCGGTGGTGCCAGGGTCATCGAGATGGACCCGGCGGCGCACGATCGCATGATGGCCGTCGTCCAGGGACTCACCCACTATACCACCCTCACTCTTGCCGGGACTATGCGGCGCCTCGGTGTCGACCTCGACGCCCTCCTAGCCGTGACCAGTCCGGTGTACCGCACCGAGATGGCCCTGGTCGGCCGTCTCCTCGGGCAGGATCCCGCGCTCTATGCTGCCATCCTCCAGGAGAACCCGGCAGTGCCGGCGGTCCTCGACGCCTTCAGGGAGGCCGCAACAGAGGCGGAGCGCGCGGTGCGGGACGGCGAAAAGGAGTTTGTCGACCTCTTTGCAAGGGACGCGGCGTTCTTCTCGGCATATATCGAGGAGGCAACTGAAGAATCGGAGGCGCTGGTGCAATGTCTCGCGACACGCTGA
- a CDS encoding chemotaxis protein CheW, producing the protein MAQIDVVEFEVAEERYALDISLAREIVEMVPITPVPRSPPHIAGIINLRGEITTVMALSTILGIPESREQERQKIIILVPEAAGGANVGVIVDDVLSVMQISEDEVEQVDESLSKDAHVKGIIKVSEKAQEKDEDEGKKNLIIWVDMEKILEDITGVSV; encoded by the coding sequence GTGGCACAGATAGACGTTGTCGAGTTCGAAGTGGCAGAGGAACGGTACGCCCTCGACATCTCGCTCGCCCGCGAGATCGTCGAGATGGTCCCGATCACGCCGGTACCCAGATCCCCTCCCCATATCGCCGGGATCATCAACCTTCGTGGTGAGATCACGACCGTAATGGCACTCAGCACCATCCTCGGCATCCCTGAATCCAGGGAGCAGGAACGGCAGAAGATCATCATCCTCGTCCCCGAGGCGGCCGGTGGAGCCAATGTCGGCGTGATCGTCGACGACGTCCTCTCGGTGATGCAGATCTCGGAGGACGAGGTCGAACAGGTGGACGAGTCGCTCTCAAAGGACGCCCATGTGAAGGGGATCATCAAGGTCAGCGAGAAGGCGCAGGAGAAGGACGAGGACGAGGGCAAGAAGAACCTCATCATCTGGGTCGATATGGAGAAGATCCTGGAAGATATAACCGGGGTCTCGGTCTAA
- a CDS encoding methyl-accepting chemotaxis protein, translated as MSEQNHDKIETILEKALDGDYSVRVNEDFLTDDFKPLARMVNKVIRIMGEREEERKDLEKLKRRAEAFVKFNPQAIAVLAGDKHRLDLNKEYERAWRGSYEELMAKKLYDFNIKTSGDDFYASFETKERAVSDMEISWEDNTRTYLRLFQVPILDEDGEIDVNYYIYQDLTEQKEELKKIEGLQKRADAFVKQNPQAIAVLAGDKHRLDLNKEYERVWRGSYEELMAKKLYDFNIKTSGDDFYASFETRKLAISDMEISWEDNTKTYLRLFQLPILNDDGEIDVNYYIYQDNTELVEKEQDLHVKARTLAESAEAFKMALGEMARGDLTFITEIKDDDPLKDLKLNYRQSRDAIKEALKTIAALGIKVEASSQESGRNAEDISRAIEQVAGKSQQTADDAKAQLENLEEVARAMADLSASIEEIASTSQEVLKGTETAVRTGDEAEEIGRQAALKMEEVEKITQKGVEEFRQLKEEMNEISKIVKLINDISNQTNLLALNAAIEAARAGEHGRGFAVVAGEVRNLAGESKNATNHIEELIGNIQAKSEETAKDLGASFDAITAGIESVNRTVEALARIVAASREAHASVSEIARATDDQASSTNGVMERMDTTTRMTKETMSMIEDMAALAEEVSASAEEVGSGAMEVAGMAGEMKKSLEGFKLA; from the coding sequence ATGAGCGAACAGAACCACGACAAAATCGAAACAATCCTGGAAAAAGCCCTTGATGGGGACTATTCCGTCAGAGTCAACGAAGACTTCCTCACCGACGATTTCAAACCGCTCGCCAGGATGGTCAACAAGGTCATCAGAATCATGGGCGAGAGGGAAGAGGAGAGAAAAGACCTCGAGAAACTGAAAAGGCGCGCCGAGGCATTCGTCAAATTCAATCCCCAGGCCATCGCCGTCCTCGCCGGCGACAAACACCGGCTCGACCTGAACAAAGAGTACGAGCGGGCATGGCGCGGTTCCTATGAAGAACTGATGGCCAAGAAACTCTACGACTTCAACATCAAAACCAGCGGCGACGATTTCTACGCCTCGTTCGAGACTAAAGAACGCGCCGTCTCCGACATGGAGATCTCCTGGGAGGACAACACCAGAACCTACCTCCGCCTCTTCCAGGTCCCCATCCTCGACGAGGACGGGGAGATCGACGTCAATTACTACATCTACCAGGACCTCACCGAGCAGAAGGAAGAACTCAAGAAGATCGAGGGCCTCCAGAAGCGGGCGGACGCCTTTGTCAAGCAGAACCCACAGGCTATCGCCGTCCTCGCTGGCGACAAGCACCGTCTCGACCTGAACAAGGAGTACGAACGCGTCTGGCGCGGCTCCTACGAAGAACTGATGGCCAAGAAGCTCTACGACTTCAACATCAAGACCAGCGGCGACGACTTCTACGCCTCGTTCGAGACCAGGAAACTCGCGATCTCGGACATGGAGATCTCCTGGGAGGACAACACCAAGACCTATCTCCGTCTCTTCCAACTCCCCATCCTCAACGACGACGGCGAGATCGACGTCAATTACTATATCTACCAGGACAACACCGAACTGGTCGAAAAGGAACAAGATCTCCATGTGAAGGCCAGAACCCTCGCCGAGAGCGCGGAGGCGTTTAAGATGGCGTTGGGCGAGATGGCCAGAGGCGACCTCACGTTCATCACCGAGATCAAAGACGACGATCCTCTCAAAGACCTCAAGCTCAACTACCGCCAATCCAGGGACGCGATCAAAGAGGCGCTCAAGACGATCGCCGCCCTCGGGATCAAAGTCGAGGCGAGTTCCCAGGAAAGCGGGCGCAATGCCGAGGACATCTCCCGGGCGATCGAACAGGTCGCCGGAAAGAGTCAGCAGACCGCCGACGACGCCAAGGCCCAGCTCGAGAACCTCGAAGAAGTCGCCAGGGCGATGGCCGACCTCTCGGCCTCGATCGAGGAGATCGCCAGCACCTCCCAGGAAGTGCTTAAAGGAACCGAGACCGCCGTCCGGACCGGAGACGAGGCCGAAGAGATCGGTCGACAGGCCGCGCTGAAGATGGAGGAGGTCGAAAAGATTACCCAGAAGGGCGTCGAGGAATTCAGACAGTTGAAGGAGGAGATGAACGAGATCTCCAAGATCGTCAAACTCATCAATGACATCTCCAACCAGACCAACCTCCTCGCGCTCAACGCCGCGATCGAAGCCGCACGGGCCGGCGAGCACGGCCGCGGCTTTGCCGTCGTCGCGGGCGAGGTGAGGAACCTTGCCGGCGAGTCGAAGAACGCCACCAACCACATCGAAGAACTCATCGGGAACATCCAGGCCAAGAGCGAAGAGACCGCCAAGGATCTCGGGGCTTCCTTCGACGCGATCACGGCCGGGATCGAGAGTGTCAACAGGACCGTCGAGGCCCTCGCCCGGATCGTCGCCGCATCCAGAGAGGCACACGCGAGCGTCTCCGAGATCGCCCGGGCGACCGACGATCAGGCCTCCTCCACCAACGGCGTGATGGAGCGGATGGACACCACGACGAGGATGACCAAAGAGACGATGTCCATGATCGAGGACATGGCGGCGCTGGCCGAGGAGGTCTCGGCTTCGGCCGAAGAGGTCGGAAGCGGTGCCATGGAGGTGGCCGGAATGGCAGGCGAGATGAAGAAGAGTCTTGAAGGGTTCAAGTTAGCGTAA
- a CDS encoding 3-dehydroquinate synthase II: MTHFWVDVRPWRTDLATAAIEAGAGALVVEAAEDARALGRVTTVAPDGDLVLGTDVLFVEVTPEAPLPQATGESLLVVSTPDWTVIPLENLVAVSDHVVAVVHTAEEASLALGILEKGVAGVLLRTDDATEVGRVAAAVAAKAPALGLEAFTVTGVRQIGMGDRACIDTCSLLAEGQGMLVGNTSSAFFLVLAETAENPYVSPRPFRVNAGAVHAYLLKSDGKTAYLSEVRAGDGVLVADGKGTTEEAAVGRVKTERRPLLLVEAETAVGRPAGIVLQNAETVRLLGPDGPVSVAALREGDVVLGLAMTAGRHFGMAVGETITET, from the coding sequence ATGACCCATTTCTGGGTGGACGTCCGTCCCTGGCGGACCGACCTGGCCACTGCGGCAATCGAGGCCGGGGCCGGGGCCCTCGTCGTTGAGGCCGCTGAAGATGCTCGCGCCCTCGGCCGGGTGACCACCGTCGCCCCTGACGGCGACCTGGTGCTGGGAACCGACGTCCTCTTCGTCGAGGTGACGCCTGAGGCCCCGCTTCCCCAGGCCACCGGCGAGAGCCTCCTCGTCGTCTCCACCCCGGACTGGACGGTGATCCCGCTGGAGAACCTGGTCGCCGTCTCAGACCACGTCGTCGCCGTGGTCCACACCGCGGAGGAGGCCAGTCTGGCCCTTGGGATCCTGGAGAAGGGAGTCGCCGGCGTGCTCCTCCGCACCGACGACGCAACCGAGGTCGGGCGGGTGGCCGCCGCCGTCGCTGCAAAGGCCCCGGCCCTCGGCCTCGAGGCGTTCACCGTCACGGGGGTCCGGCAGATCGGGATGGGCGACCGCGCCTGCATCGACACCTGCTCGCTCCTGGCCGAGGGGCAGGGGATGCTCGTCGGCAACACCTCATCCGCGTTCTTCCTGGTCCTGGCCGAGACGGCCGAGAACCCATACGTCTCCCCCAGGCCCTTCAGGGTGAACGCCGGAGCGGTCCATGCCTACCTCCTTAAGTCCGACGGGAAGACGGCGTACCTCTCCGAGGTGCGGGCCGGCGACGGCGTGCTCGTCGCCGACGGCAAGGGAACCACCGAAGAGGCGGCGGTCGGCCGGGTGAAGACCGAGCGCCGACCTCTCCTCCTGGTGGAGGCGGAGACCGCGGTCGGCAGACCGGCCGGGATCGTCCTCCAGAACGCGGAGACCGTCCGCCTCCTCGGCCCGGACGGTCCGGTCTCGGTCGCCGCCCTCCGGGAAGGCGACGTGGTCCTGGGGCTTGCGATGACCGCCGGGCGTCACTTCGGGATGGCGGTCGGGGAGACGATCACGGAGACCTGA
- a CDS encoding 2-amino-3,7-dideoxy-D-threo-hept-6-ulosonate synthase — protein sequence MRGKQIRMERIMDRNTGRTIIVPMDHGVTVGPMTGLIDMGRTVDCVAEGGANAVLGHLGLALYGHRRWGQDIGLILHLSASTTLGPDPNEKVLVNTVTNALKMGADAVSVHVNIGAGSEARMLEDLGKVAVECMEWGMPLLAMMYPRGPSIEDERGVEAVALAARAGAELGADLIKTVYTGDPDTFREVTRGCPVPVVVAGGSKTDEAATLAMIEGAMEGGAAGISIGRNVFGHPHPAQFMRAAAAVIHQGRSAKEAMEMMEL from the coding sequence ATGAGAGGAAAACAGATTAGGATGGAACGTATTATGGATCGTAACACCGGACGGACGATCATTGTCCCGATGGACCATGGCGTTACGGTCGGGCCCATGACCGGGCTCATCGATATGGGACGGACCGTTGACTGCGTCGCGGAAGGGGGGGCCAACGCCGTGCTCGGCCACCTGGGACTTGCGCTGTACGGCCACCGCCGATGGGGGCAGGACATCGGGCTCATCCTCCATCTCTCGGCCTCGACCACGCTCGGGCCCGACCCGAACGAGAAGGTGCTCGTCAACACCGTCACCAACGCCCTGAAGATGGGCGCCGACGCCGTCTCGGTTCACGTGAATATCGGGGCCGGTTCGGAGGCCCGGATGCTTGAAGACCTCGGGAAGGTCGCGGTCGAGTGCATGGAATGGGGGATGCCGCTGCTGGCGATGATGTACCCCAGGGGCCCGTCGATCGAGGACGAACGCGGGGTGGAGGCCGTCGCCCTCGCCGCGAGGGCCGGGGCCGAACTGGGCGCCGACCTGATAAAGACGGTCTACACCGGCGACCCAGACACCTTCAGGGAGGTGACGCGGGGGTGCCCGGTGCCGGTGGTCGTGGCCGGCGGGTCGAAGACCGACGAGGCGGCGACGCTTGCCATGATCGAAGGCGCCATGGAAGGCGGTGCCGCCGGGATCTCGATCGGGCGCAATGTCTTCGGCCACCCGCACCCCGCGCAGTTCATGCGGGCGGCGGCCGCGGTCATCCACCAGGGACGGAGTGCCAAGGAAGCAATGGAGATGATGGAGTTATGA
- the aroA gene encoding 3-phosphoshikimate 1-carboxyvinyltransferase codes for MEVTLARHTGVDLAVAAPPSKSLTHRALVVAALADGESEIVRPLEAGDIARTRTGLTALGIRVAGDADVLTVQGCGGRLPLDAPVVIDAGDSGTSLRFLTGLATLGRHPVTLTGSARMQQRPIGPLGDAVAALGGEVRYAGRPGFPPLTVRGPVRGGSVALPGDVSSQFVSALLIAAPCWPDGLALTLETPPVSASYLALTTGVMAAFGVEVRREEETFLVEPGRYRPTRYEVEGDWSSASTFFAIGAVCGGRVRVDHLDPASAQGDRRFLDALAAMGCRVRADATGVVLESDGVLDGAEIEMATSPDTVQNLAAVAAFARGPTTITGTAHLRYKESDRVAAIARVLRGFGAGVEVGEDRITVSSGPRRGHLTVDPVHDHRTAMSAAVLGLGSGDVTVQEAECVAKSFPGFWEALQEGGLV; via the coding sequence GTGGAGGTGACGCTGGCCCGCCACACCGGGGTCGACCTCGCCGTCGCCGCTCCGCCCTCGAAGAGCCTCACCCACCGCGCCCTGGTGGTCGCCGCTCTGGCAGACGGGGAGTCAGAGATCGTCAGGCCCCTTGAGGCCGGGGACATCGCCCGCACCCGCACCGGCCTCACTGCCCTGGGCATCAGGGTCGCCGGGGACGCCGATGTCCTCACGGTGCAGGGATGTGGCGGGCGCCTCCCCCTCGACGCCCCGGTCGTCATCGACGCCGGCGATTCAGGGACCAGCCTCAGGTTCCTGACCGGCCTCGCCACCCTCGGTAGGCACCCGGTTACGCTCACCGGGAGTGCCAGGATGCAGCAGCGCCCCATAGGGCCGCTCGGCGATGCGGTGGCGGCCCTGGGCGGCGAGGTCAGGTACGCCGGCCGTCCGGGTTTCCCGCCTCTCACGGTCAGGGGCCCGGTGCGGGGCGGGAGCGTGGCGCTGCCCGGCGACGTCTCGAGCCAGTTCGTCTCGGCCCTCCTCATCGCCGCCCCCTGCTGGCCTGACGGACTGGCACTCACCCTCGAGACGCCGCCGGTCTCCGCGAGTTATCTTGCCCTCACCACCGGGGTGATGGCCGCCTTCGGCGTGGAGGTGCGCCGGGAGGAGGAGACCTTCCTGGTCGAACCCGGTCGGTACCGCCCCACGCGCTACGAGGTCGAGGGCGACTGGTCCTCGGCCTCCACCTTCTTCGCGATCGGGGCGGTCTGCGGTGGGCGGGTGCGGGTCGACCACCTCGACCCGGCCTCGGCGCAGGGCGACCGCCGGTTCCTCGACGCCCTCGCGGCGATGGGGTGCCGCGTCCGGGCCGACGCGACCGGCGTGGTGCTGGAGTCGGACGGCGTCCTCGACGGGGCCGAGATCGAGATGGCGACCTCCCCCGACACTGTCCAGAACCTCGCGGCCGTCGCCGCCTTCGCCCGCGGCCCGACCACCATCACCGGGACCGCCCATCTCAGGTACAAGGAGAGCGACCGGGTGGCGGCGATCGCACGGGTGCTCCGCGGCTTCGGCGCGGGAGTCGAGGTCGGGGAGGACCGGATCACCGTCTCTTCTGGTCCGCGCCGTGGCCATCTCACGGTTGACCCGGTCCATGACCACCGGACGGCGATGAGCGCCGCCGTCCTCGGCCTCGGGAGCGGCGACGTGACGGTGCAGGAGGCCGAGTGCGTGGCCAAGTCCTTCCCCGGTTTCTGGGAGGCATTGCAGGAGGGAGGTCTGGTATGA
- a CDS encoding prephenate dehydratase, which translates to MSRDTLNLAALGPAGTFSHALAARLADEVHLLPTIRAVFEHVAAGKGDGLVPLENSEAGGVGPSLDALLTHQVFITAEVCVRVRFHLGAQVAMDKVTVVYAHPQAHEQSSGLVERLGVPVVHTSSNAASAEEAARAGGGAAALTTALAAERCGLSLVARDVQDAPDNTTRFVRISQTPYTGEEATKCSLLLDPRADRAGLLADLLAVFARREINLTRIESRPARRGLGRYVFFIDGEVGPGWAGAVAELQSLVEVKEFGCYPRLEVNGWR; encoded by the coding sequence ATGTCTCGCGACACGCTGAACCTCGCCGCCCTCGGCCCGGCCGGCACCTTCTCCCATGCCCTGGCCGCCCGCCTCGCCGACGAGGTCCACCTCCTCCCGACCATCAGGGCGGTCTTCGAGCATGTCGCCGCGGGGAAGGGCGACGGGCTCGTGCCCCTGGAGAACAGCGAGGCCGGTGGGGTCGGGCCGTCCCTCGACGCTCTTCTCACCCACCAGGTCTTCATCACCGCCGAGGTCTGCGTCAGGGTCAGGTTCCACCTCGGCGCACAGGTTGCCATGGATAAGGTCACCGTCGTCTATGCCCACCCGCAGGCCCATGAACAGTCCTCAGGCCTGGTCGAGCGTCTCGGCGTTCCGGTCGTCCACACCTCTTCCAATGCAGCCAGTGCGGAGGAGGCCGCCCGTGCAGGGGGAGGGGCGGCAGCCCTCACCACCGCCCTGGCCGCAGAACGGTGCGGGCTTTCGCTCGTCGCCCGCGATGTTCAGGACGCACCCGACAACACCACCAGGTTCGTGCGGATCTCGCAGACGCCCTACACCGGGGAAGAGGCGACGAAATGTTCGCTCCTCCTTGACCCCAGGGCTGACCGCGCCGGCCTTCTCGCCGATCTTCTCGCCGTCTTTGCCCGCCGGGAGATCAACCTCACCAGGATCGAGTCGCGGCCGGCACGACGCGGGCTGGGGCGGTACGTCTTCTTCATCGACGGCGAGGTGGGACCGGGGTGGGCCGGGGCCGTCGCCGAACTGCAGAGCCTCGTAGAGGTGAAGGAGTTCGGGTGTTACCCGCGCCTGGAGGTGAACGGGTGGAGGTGA
- a CDS encoding shikimate kinase has protein sequence MKVVFIGYRGTGKSTIGRVLADRLGLPFYDTDAMVEARAGRSIPAIFADEGEDGFRALERAVIAGLADVDGVVATGGGAVLDPANVAALRRGGRVVLLEADAETVAERTKGSDRPPLTALPPADEVAALLARRRPYYCAAADFALSTVGLTQAKTADAVLGLLAGRERDLRVMDSFRLPPGEADRLLTLGPATGLYGIAGHPCLHSRSPELYAALFEVYGIDASYTFFDHPEFGEILRAAHALGVQGLSVTVPYKAAALAAADEADPHARAIGAANTLIFCGDEIRATNTDWIGVRRPLEGSEARTAVVLGAGGAAAAAVYALIDLGCEVTVLARNLRQAGVLAGRFGCEAGEIRDFGEMETPDVVVHATPVGMGTDPRTLLSADDLDPATTVFDLVYTPQETPLLRVAAARGCRTIPGTEMFVYQACEQFLHMTGIQVGPEAVREVLGL, from the coding sequence ATGAAGGTTGTCTTCATCGGCTACCGGGGCACCGGAAAGTCGACGATCGGCCGCGTTCTGGCCGACCGGCTCGGCCTCCCCTTCTACGACACCGACGCCATGGTCGAGGCGCGGGCCGGACGCTCCATCCCGGCGATCTTCGCTGACGAGGGGGAAGACGGGTTCAGGGCCCTCGAACGTGCGGTCATCGCCGGCCTCGCCGACGTCGACGGGGTCGTCGCCACCGGCGGCGGGGCCGTGCTCGACCCGGCCAATGTCGCCGCCCTCCGCCGCGGCGGGCGAGTCGTCCTTCTGGAGGCAGATGCGGAGACGGTCGCGGAGAGGACAAAAGGTTCCGACCGCCCGCCCCTCACCGCCCTCCCGCCTGCCGACGAGGTGGCGGCCCTCCTGGCCCGCCGCCGTCCGTACTACTGCGCCGCCGCAGACTTCGCCCTCTCCACTGTGGGGTTGACCCAGGCGAAGACGGCCGACGCCGTCCTCGGCCTCCTGGCCGGACGCGAGCGCGATCTCCGGGTGATGGACAGCTTCCGCCTCCCGCCCGGCGAGGCCGACCGCCTCCTTACCCTCGGACCCGCGACCGGGCTTTACGGTATCGCCGGCCACCCGTGTCTTCACAGCAGAAGCCCTGAACTCTACGCTGCCCTTTTTGAGGTTTACGGCATCGACGCCTCGTACACCTTCTTCGATCACCCTGAATTTGGCGAGATCCTCAGGGCGGCCCACGCTCTCGGGGTGCAAGGACTCTCGGTCACGGTTCCGTACAAGGCGGCGGCACTTGCCGCGGCCGACGAGGCCGACCCACATGCACGGGCGATCGGGGCGGCGAACACCCTGATCTTCTGCGGCGATGAGATCAGGGCGACGAACACCGACTGGATCGGGGTCCGTCGTCCCCTCGAAGGGTCGGAAGCCCGGACCGCCGTCGTCCTGGGGGCCGGGGGCGCGGCCGCGGCCGCGGTCTACGCCCTCATCGACCTCGGGTGCGAGGTGACGGTCCTTGCCCGCAACCTCCGACAGGCCGGGGTTCTGGCCGGGCGGTTCGGGTGCGAGGCCGGGGAGATCCGGGACTTCGGCGAGATGGAGACACCCGACGTCGTCGTCCACGCCACTCCGGTCGGGATGGGCACCGACCCGCGTACGCTCCTCTCCGCCGACGACCTCGACCCGGCGACGACGGTCTTCGACCTGGTCTACACCCCACAGGAGACACCCCTCCTCAGGGTCGCCGCCGCCCGCGGCTGCCGCACCATCCCCGGAACCGAGATGTTTGTCTACCAGGCGTGTGAACAGTTCCTTCATATGACAGGGATCCAGGTCGGGCCCGAGGCCGTGCGGGAGGTGCTCGGGCTATGA
- a CDS encoding DUF6159 family protein: protein MTGTISRSIALAKASLSVLRKDKEMMLFPVLSGIVTLILVASFALPLALTGFMAESTLGEYGGIVLLFLFYLASYAVVIYFNTALIACADIRLRGGDPTVGDGLRIATASFGHLLSWALVAATVGLVLNLISEKSEGLGQIAVALVGAAWNLATFFVVPVMVFEKMGVVDAIGESWQLFKRTWGENVVGGFGLGLIMVPGILLIVAGVIALVVAPGTVSVALLSIGFIATVVLGVVYAALQGIFVAVLYRYAKEGTVSPEFGADLVQGAFVPRRG, encoded by the coding sequence ATGACAGGAACCATCAGCCGCAGCATTGCGCTGGCGAAGGCGTCGCTCTCGGTCCTGAGGAAGGACAAGGAGATGATGCTCTTCCCCGTTCTTTCAGGTATCGTCACCCTGATCCTCGTCGCCTCCTTCGCCCTCCCCCTGGCCCTCACCGGGTTCATGGCGGAGAGCACCCTCGGCGAGTACGGAGGGATCGTGCTTCTTTTCCTCTTCTACCTCGCCAGTTACGCCGTCGTCATCTACTTCAACACCGCACTCATCGCATGCGCCGACATCAGGCTCCGCGGCGGCGACCCGACGGTCGGCGACGGTCTCCGGATCGCCACCGCCAGCTTCGGGCACCTCCTCTCCTGGGCCCTGGTGGCGGCGACCGTCGGCCTTGTCCTCAACCTCATCTCAGAAAAATCTGAAGGACTCGGGCAGATTGCCGTCGCCCTCGTCGGGGCGGCCTGGAACCTCGCGACTTTCTTCGTCGTGCCGGTGATGGTCTTCGAGAAGATGGGGGTCGTCGACGCAATCGGCGAGTCCTGGCAACTCTTCAAGCGGACCTGGGGCGAGAACGTCGTCGGGGGTTTCGGTCTCGGACTGATCATGGTGCCGGGCATCCTCCTCATCGTCGCCGGCGTGATCGCCCTGGTCGTGGCCCCGGGCACGGTCTCCGTCGCGCTGCTCAGCATCGGGTTCATCGCCACGGTGGTGCTTGGCGTCGTCTATGCCGCCCTCCAGGGGATCTTTGTCGCGGTGCTCTACCGGTACGCGAAGGAAGGTACCGTCTCCCCTGAGTTCGGTGCTGACCTCGTGCAGGGCGCGTTCGTGCCCCGCCGAGGGTGA